A single Streptomyces mirabilis DNA region contains:
- a CDS encoding nitrate- and nitrite sensing domain-containing protein produces the protein MRTPRRTPAAGAEPPAPPPQRGRRAHAGPPADEYNDPDEDATGTPPEASPRAGRWRVRPRTVRAKIVCLLMVPVVSLLALWAYATVSTAQDVARLRQLQRVDSTVRAPVDDAVAALQAERAAVVRHATDPSSEPQSDLKTLAERTDRAVAKLRLGAHNTVADGADLPAGVAGRLDAFVKGAESLGPLRAAVLERRTGWDEAYGQYTRTISAAFAVGGALTGIQDADLGSDARVLLEFSRAGEALAQEDTVLSGARLAHTMDGERLRLFTGAVATRRTLTDAAVADLRGPEQASWRDLVTGSAYADVRAVEDKVLASRPGGNAVDAASKAGWNTAHARVQDAMRAIEAKAGRGVADRADPLTRGLLTPAGAAVVFGLAAVAASLVISVRIGRGLVVELVLLRNSALEIARRKLPEAMRKLRAGEEIDVRAEAPPGPPSEDETGQVAEALGTVHRAALRAAVERAELASGISGVFVNLARRSQVLVHRQLSLLDSMERRSEDPNELSDLFRLDHLTTRMRRHAESLIILSGAAPGRAWRMPVSLTNVVRAAVSEVEDYARVEVRQLPEAAVGGAAVADLTHLLAEIVENAAQFSPPHTRVRVTGEPVGNGYAVEVEDRGLGMGKETLDEANRRIEQSEALDLFDSDRLGLFVVSRLAARHGIKVHLRTSPYGGTTAVVLLPTTLLHGGAAERSPRKADNGRSDEREYARVSAAPEHDSVQAPIERPALVPLVQTAVEPPGHGSPEPPVNVSSETPVNGSPETPPPGVTTLRLHRPPDDSEGSDDLPRRVRQASLAPQLRAQRTEEPTHVAAHQHDDTRTPELVRDRMAAYRDGWARGGGRTSGRGATPDPDAGSDSSEGDSA, from the coding sequence ATGCGTACACCCCGTAGGACCCCTGCAGCCGGCGCCGAGCCGCCGGCCCCACCCCCGCAGCGCGGTCGCCGCGCCCACGCGGGACCGCCCGCCGACGAGTACAACGACCCCGACGAGGACGCCACAGGGACGCCGCCAGAGGCATCCCCGCGCGCGGGACGATGGCGCGTACGTCCCCGTACGGTGCGGGCCAAGATCGTCTGTCTGCTCATGGTGCCGGTCGTCTCGCTGCTCGCCCTGTGGGCGTACGCCACGGTGAGTACCGCCCAGGACGTCGCGCGACTGCGGCAGTTGCAGCGTGTGGACTCCACCGTCCGAGCCCCGGTCGACGACGCCGTCGCCGCGCTCCAGGCCGAGCGCGCGGCCGTCGTCCGCCATGCGACCGACCCGTCCTCCGAGCCACAGAGCGATCTCAAGACGCTGGCGGAACGCACCGACCGCGCGGTGGCGAAGCTGCGACTGGGCGCCCACAACACCGTCGCCGACGGCGCCGACCTGCCCGCCGGAGTGGCCGGACGGCTCGACGCCTTCGTCAAAGGGGCCGAGAGCCTGGGGCCCCTGCGCGCCGCCGTACTGGAGCGCCGTACCGGATGGGACGAGGCGTACGGGCAGTACACCAGGACCATTTCGGCGGCCTTCGCGGTCGGGGGAGCCCTCACCGGCATCCAGGACGCCGACCTGGGCTCCGACGCGCGCGTACTCCTCGAATTCTCCCGGGCCGGCGAGGCGCTGGCCCAGGAGGACACCGTGCTGTCCGGTGCCCGGCTCGCCCACACCATGGACGGTGAGCGACTGCGGCTGTTCACCGGGGCGGTCGCCACCCGCCGCACCCTGACCGACGCCGCCGTCGCGGATCTGCGCGGACCCGAACAGGCCTCTTGGCGCGACCTCGTGACGGGGAGTGCGTACGCCGACGTACGCGCCGTCGAGGACAAGGTGCTCGCGTCAAGGCCCGGCGGAAACGCCGTCGACGCCGCGTCGAAAGCCGGCTGGAACACCGCCCACGCGCGTGTGCAGGACGCCATGCGCGCCATCGAGGCGAAGGCGGGCCGGGGTGTCGCGGACCGGGCCGACCCTCTGACCCGCGGTCTGCTGACACCCGCCGGCGCCGCTGTCGTATTCGGTCTCGCTGCCGTCGCCGCGTCGCTCGTGATCTCCGTACGCATCGGACGCGGCCTCGTCGTCGAACTGGTGCTCCTGCGCAACAGCGCCCTCGAGATCGCTCGACGCAAGCTGCCCGAGGCGATGCGCAAGCTGCGCGCGGGGGAGGAGATCGATGTCCGCGCGGAGGCTCCGCCAGGACCACCCTCGGAGGACGAGACCGGACAGGTCGCGGAGGCCCTGGGCACCGTGCACCGGGCGGCCCTGCGCGCCGCCGTCGAACGCGCGGAACTGGCCAGCGGGATCTCGGGGGTCTTCGTCAATCTCGCCCGGCGCAGCCAGGTCCTCGTACACCGCCAACTGAGCCTGCTGGACAGCATGGAGCGCAGGTCCGAGGATCCGAACGAACTGAGTGACCTCTTCAGGCTCGACCACCTCACCACCCGGATGCGGCGCCACGCGGAGAGCCTGATCATCCTTTCCGGCGCCGCACCCGGCCGGGCCTGGCGGATGCCGGTCTCGCTGACGAACGTGGTCCGCGCGGCCGTGTCCGAAGTCGAGGACTACGCGCGCGTGGAGGTACGACAGCTGCCCGAGGCAGCGGTCGGCGGCGCCGCCGTGGCCGACCTCACCCACCTCCTGGCGGAAATCGTCGAGAACGCGGCGCAGTTCTCCCCGCCGCACACCCGCGTCCGCGTCACCGGCGAACCGGTCGGCAACGGCTACGCAGTGGAGGTCGAGGACCGAGGGCTCGGCATGGGCAAGGAGACACTCGACGAGGCCAATCGGCGCATCGAACAGTCCGAGGCGCTGGACCTGTTCGACAGCGACCGGCTCGGTCTCTTCGTGGTCAGCAGGCTCGCGGCCCGGCACGGCATCAAGGTGCACCTGCGCACCTCGCCCTACGGGGGCACCACCGCCGTCGTCCTGCTGCCGACCACGCTGCTGCACGGAGGCGCGGCGGAACGTTCCCCCCGCAAGGCGGACAACGGAAGGTCCGACGAACGCGAGTACGCGCGTGTGTCGGCCGCCCCGGAGCACGACTCCGTCCAGGCGCCCATCGAACGACCCGCACTCGTGCCCCTCGTGCAGACCGCTGTCGAACCCCCAGGGCACGGCTCGCCGGAACCCCCCGTGAACGTCTCGTCCGAAACCCCTGTGAACGGCTCGCCGGAAACCCCACCACCTGGAGTCACCACTTTGCGGCTGCACCGCCCTCCGGACGACTCCGAAGGGTCCGACGACCTCCCACGGCGCGTACGGCAGGCGAGTCTCGCGCCCCAACTGCGCGCACAGCGAACCGAGGAGCCGACACATGTGGCGGCCCACCAGCACGACGACACACGCACGCCCGAACTCGTACGGGACCGTATGGCGGCCTACCGCGACGGCTGGGCGCGCGGCGGCGGCAGAACATCCGGTCGCGGCGCCACTCCAGACCCCGATGCGGGCAGCGACAGCAGTGAAGGAGACTCCGCATGA
- a CDS encoding roadblock/LC7 domain-containing protein — translation MIQDPSMRAAQRSGELDWLLDDLVLRVAEVRHAVVLSNDGLAVGSSTGLRREDAEHLAAVASGFHSLAKGAGRHFGAGGVRQTMVEMDDGFLFVAAAGDGSCLAVLTAVTADIGLVAYEMARLVKRVGEHLYTPPRVAAQPPAAG, via the coding sequence ATGATCCAGGACCCGAGCATGAGGGCCGCCCAGCGATCCGGCGAACTCGACTGGCTGCTGGACGACTTGGTGCTGCGTGTCGCCGAAGTGCGGCATGCGGTGGTGCTGTCGAACGACGGACTGGCGGTGGGTTCCTCCACCGGCCTCAGGCGCGAGGACGCCGAACACCTGGCCGCCGTCGCCTCGGGCTTTCACAGTCTGGCCAAGGGCGCGGGACGCCACTTCGGCGCCGGGGGCGTACGTCAGACGATGGTGGAGATGGACGACGGCTTCCTGTTCGTCGCAGCAGCGGGCGACGGCTCGTGCCTCGCCGTCCTCACCGCGGTCACGGCCGACATCGGCCTGGTGGCCTATGAGATGGCGCGGCTGGTCAAGCGCGTAGGCGAGCACCTCTACACGCCGCCGCGGGTCGCCGCGCAGCCGCCCGCCGCCGGATGA
- a CDS encoding DUF742 domain-containing protein: protein MTEDLAGSQWYDGEAGPLVRPYAMTGGRTKPGPTGVRFDLIALVTLDKGAPGVDEDSLLGPEHRVLIDLCRTETQSVAELAAGADLPVGVVRVLLGDLLELGCVTISRPVPPAQLPDERILREVIEGLRAL, encoded by the coding sequence ATGACCGAGGACCTTGCGGGCAGCCAGTGGTACGACGGCGAAGCGGGACCACTCGTCCGTCCCTACGCGATGACGGGCGGCCGCACCAAACCGGGCCCCACCGGAGTGCGCTTCGATCTGATCGCCCTGGTCACCCTCGACAAGGGCGCACCCGGAGTCGACGAGGACTCCCTGCTCGGGCCGGAACACCGGGTCCTCATCGACCTGTGCCGCACGGAGACGCAATCCGTGGCCGAACTCGCCGCGGGCGCGGACCTGCCGGTGGGCGTGGTCAGAGTGCTGCTCGGCGATCTGCTGGAACTGGGCTGCGTCACCATCAGCCGCCCGGTGCCGCCCGCACAACTGCCCGACGAGCGGATCCTCCGCGAGGTGATCGAGGGACTGAGGGCGCTCTAG
- a CDS encoding GTP-binding protein, whose amino-acid sequence MVSENSDASADETTALALKILVAGGFGVGKTTLVGAVSEIRPLRTEELLSEAGQSVDDTDGVDRKVTTTVAMDFGRITIRSGLSLYLFGTPGQDRFWFLWDELSQGALGAVVLADTRRLEDCFPAVDYFEHRHIPFVVAVNCFTGARAYGAQDVSRALDLDRGTPVVLCDARDRDSGKEVLIRLVEYAGRVHTARLLDSVG is encoded by the coding sequence ATGGTCTCCGAGAACTCCGACGCCTCGGCCGACGAAACGACCGCCCTGGCGTTGAAGATACTGGTCGCCGGCGGGTTCGGCGTGGGCAAGACCACCCTGGTGGGCGCGGTCAGCGAGATCAGGCCGCTACGCACCGAGGAACTGCTCAGCGAGGCGGGTCAGTCGGTGGACGACACCGACGGCGTGGATCGGAAGGTCACGACGACCGTCGCCATGGACTTCGGACGCATCACCATCCGGTCCGGCCTCTCCCTCTACCTCTTCGGCACACCGGGCCAGGACCGGTTCTGGTTCCTGTGGGACGAGCTGTCGCAGGGCGCGCTGGGGGCCGTCGTCCTCGCGGACACCCGCAGGCTCGAGGACTGCTTTCCCGCGGTGGACTACTTCGAGCACCGGCACATCCCGTTCGTGGTGGCCGTCAACTGCTTCACGGGCGCCCGCGCCTACGGCGCCCAGGACGTGTCCCGCGCCCTCGACCTCGACCGGGGTACGCCCGTGGTGCTTTGCGACGCCAGGGACCGCGACTCCGGGAAGGAGGTGCTCATCCGGCTCGTGGAGTACGCCGGACGGGTGCACACCGCCCGGCTGCTCGACTCCGTCGGTTGA
- a CDS encoding PPOX class F420-dependent oxidoreductase, with amino-acid sequence MAQKMTDEQWRAFVSQGTRTGKLSTVRADGSPHVAPIWFLLDGDHVVFNTAKESVKGRNLARDGRVALCVDDDQPPFDFVVVEGRAELSEDLAELRHWAARIGARYMGEDRAEELGKRNGVPGELLVRVRIEKVVAWASMAA; translated from the coding sequence ATGGCACAGAAGATGACCGATGAGCAATGGCGGGCCTTCGTCTCCCAGGGCACCCGCACCGGAAAGCTGTCGACCGTCCGCGCCGACGGAAGTCCGCACGTGGCGCCGATCTGGTTTCTGCTGGACGGCGACCACGTAGTCTTCAACACCGCGAAAGAGAGTGTGAAGGGACGGAATCTGGCCCGCGACGGGCGGGTCGCCCTCTGCGTGGACGACGACCAGCCGCCGTTCGACTTCGTGGTGGTGGAGGGTCGTGCCGAGTTGTCGGAGGATCTGGCCGAGCTGCGTCACTGGGCAGCTCGGATCGGCGCACGCTACATGGGTGAGGACCGGGCCGAGGAGCTCGGGAAGCGCAACGGCGTGCCGGGGGAACTCCTCGTCCGCGTAAGGATCGAGAAGGTCGTGGCTTGGGCCTCGATGGCGGCCTAG